A genomic segment from Bacillota bacterium encodes:
- a CDS encoding sigma 54-interacting transcriptional regulator: protein MSFEHILGSSQLIMEAKRLAQFASRGDSSVLLLGESGCGKEVFARTIHYESKRGNHPFIAVNCAAIPDALMESELFGYVEGAFTGAVRGGKPGKFELANGGTIFLDEIGDMSMPLQAKMLRVLQERVVERVGDTKVIPVDVRVIAATNKDLLTLVERGRFRQDLFYRLDVISIKIPPLRERPEDIPAIANGLLQHLNRICGTHVQKIASDVLKIFAHYEWPGNIRELENVLEYALNFVEADEVKVCHLPPRFSQISQRVVPPRSGASSRKTLMEFLSEFERELIRDALKACGDNRVLAAKRLGISRSALYKKMAKYSME, encoded by the coding sequence ATGTCGTTTGAGCACATACTAGGTTCTAGTCAATTGATCATGGAAGCCAAGAGGCTTGCGCAATTTGCGTCAAGAGGCGATTCCAGCGTTCTTCTCCTTGGTGAAAGTGGCTGTGGTAAAGAGGTATTTGCAAGGACAATCCACTATGAAAGTAAGCGTGGGAACCATCCGTTCATAGCTGTGAATTGCGCTGCCATTCCAGATGCTCTTATGGAGTCTGAACTGTTTGGATACGTGGAAGGCGCTTTTACAGGGGCTGTGAGAGGAGGCAAACCAGGGAAGTTTGAGTTGGCCAATGGCGGCACTATTTTCCTTGACGAGATCGGCGACATGTCCATGCCACTTCAGGCGAAAATGTTGAGGGTCCTGCAGGAAAGGGTTGTGGAACGAGTAGGCGATACAAAAGTCATCCCTGTGGATGTTCGCGTTATTGCCGCGACCAATAAGGACCTCTTGACATTGGTGGAGCGAGGTCGTTTCAGGCAGGATCTGTTTTATCGTTTAGATGTGATCTCCATCAAGATTCCACCTTTACGGGAACGTCCGGAAGATATACCGGCGATTGCAAATGGTTTGCTCCAGCATCTCAATCGAATATGCGGCACGCATGTCCAGAAGATCGCGTCTGATGTGTTGAAGATATTCGCTCACTATGAGTGGCCGGGCAATATAAGGGAGCTCGAAAACGTGCTGGAATATGCTTTGAACTTTGTAGAGGCTGATGAGGTAAAGGTATGCCATCTGCCTCCGCGTTTCTCGCAGATCTCGCAACGGGTGGTACCGCCAAGATCTGGAGCCTCCTCCCGGAAGACACTGATGGAATTTCTCTCAGAGTTTGAGCGGGAACTCATTCGAGATGCCCTCAAGGCCTGCGGCGATAACCGCGTGCTGGCAGCAAAGCGCCTAGGAATATCTCGATCCGCGCTTTATAAGAAGATGGCGAAGTATTCAATGGAATAG
- a CDS encoding C39 family peptidase, producing the protein MTILKRHGPRRFIYGISMAFFLFTLSVYTGAACAGEISFNSALSGVKFRTQVESAAELQLKDVVRQKLDISCGSAALATILRFYYGDIVSEDEIINEMVNGRTREEIVQGKGFSLLELKKAAEKLGYKAHGLKGNIEALKYIRVPVIVLLDSDKFPHFVVARGVVDGRVALADPAVGNITIGIEDFLSRWNGVFLAIEGNGKGTQNDFAVEQYMPPIAPGSGTVNRFLESSLKNYPFDPMEF; encoded by the coding sequence ATGACTATTCTGAAGAGACATGGCCCGCGACGTTTTATCTATGGCATCTCTATGGCATTTTTCCTTTTCACCCTTTCCGTATATACTGGGGCAGCCTGCGCGGGGGAAATCTCTTTTAACAGCGCTCTATCCGGAGTAAAATTCAGGACCCAGGTCGAAAGCGCGGCGGAGTTGCAGCTTAAAGACGTGGTAAGACAGAAACTTGATATAAGTTGCGGTTCCGCCGCCTTGGCCACGATACTGAGATTCTACTATGGCGACATAGTATCTGAAGATGAAATAATCAATGAAATGGTAAATGGAAGGACAAGGGAAGAGATCGTACAGGGCAAAGGATTTTCGCTGCTGGAACTCAAAAAGGCCGCTGAAAAATTGGGATATAAGGCCCATGGGCTCAAAGGAAATATCGAGGCTCTTAAGTATATTCGGGTCCCGGTCATCGTCCTGCTTGACTCTGATAAGTTCCCACATTTTGTTGTTGCGAGGGGTGTAGTTGATGGAAGGGTGGCCCTGGCAGATCCGGCTGTAGGCAATATAACCATTGGGATAGAGGATTTCCTATCGCGATGGAATGGGGTGTTCCTGGCCATAGAAGGTAATGGCAAGGGAACTCAAAACGACTTTGCGGTCGAACAGTATATGCCTCCGATCGCTCCTGGTTCCGGAACTGTCAACAGGTTCCTTGAATCCAGTCTGAAGAATTACCCGTTTGATCCGATGGAGTTTTAG
- a CDS encoding 2-isopropylmalate synthase, translating to MSRRIYIFDTTLRDGEQSPGASLNVKEKVEIGRQLARLNVDVIEAGFPVASPGDFEAVKRVAEEVHGPCIAALARAVEGDIVRAAEAIKAAARPRIHTFIATSDIHMKYKLKKDPQKVLEMAVEAVRLAKSYVDDVEFSAEDATRSDPEFLRKIFEEVIRAGAIVLNVPDTVGYATPPEFAGLIRYLKENVKGIDDVILSVHCHNDLGLAVANSLAAIENGADQVECTINGIGERAGNAALEEIVMALSTRRDYYKAETGITTEQIYRTSRMVSTFTGITVQVNKAIVGDNAFAHEAGIHQDGILKERTTYEIMTPESIGLARSRLVLGKHSGRHAFKKKLEELGYELKEEEINKAFEEFIALADKKKEVSDKDIEAIVEGHHVPAEDRFSLEYLNVVSGNKTIPTATVRLHKDGELIQEAACGDGPVDATYRAIDRITGEKTHLVDYSIRAATGGKDALGEVTVRIRDNGAIFTGRGVSTDIIEASAIAYLNAVNKMVASRREEKKPEQKEAGPAVSS from the coding sequence GTGTCTCGCAGGATTTATATATTTGACACGACGCTGAGAGATGGCGAGCAGTCGCCGGGCGCGAGCTTGAATGTCAAGGAGAAGGTAGAGATCGGCCGGCAGCTTGCGCGCCTCAATGTGGATGTAATCGAGGCCGGATTTCCGGTGGCATCACCCGGGGATTTTGAGGCGGTAAAGAGAGTCGCGGAAGAAGTCCATGGCCCCTGTATCGCGGCTCTTGCAAGGGCAGTCGAAGGGGACATTGTGAGGGCGGCAGAGGCTATCAAGGCTGCGGCGCGCCCACGTATTCACACCTTCATTGCTACTTCCGATATACACATGAAGTATAAGCTGAAAAAGGACCCGCAGAAAGTCCTTGAGATGGCCGTTGAGGCAGTGCGCCTCGCCAAGTCGTATGTTGACGATGTTGAATTCTCTGCTGAAGATGCTACACGGAGCGATCCTGAGTTCCTGAGAAAGATATTTGAAGAGGTCATCAGGGCGGGAGCCATCGTGCTCAATGTCCCAGATACGGTAGGCTATGCAACTCCTCCGGAATTCGCTGGCTTGATTCGGTACCTCAAGGAAAATGTGAAGGGAATAGACGATGTCATCTTAAGCGTTCATTGCCACAATGATCTCGGGCTTGCTGTGGCAAACTCCCTTGCGGCTATTGAAAATGGCGCCGACCAGGTTGAATGCACAATAAATGGAATTGGTGAGCGGGCGGGGAATGCCGCTCTTGAGGAAATAGTCATGGCTCTCTCCACCAGGCGGGATTATTACAAGGCGGAAACCGGTATCACAACTGAGCAGATATATCGAACAAGCCGGATGGTGAGCACATTCACGGGGATCACTGTCCAGGTAAACAAGGCGATAGTCGGGGATAATGCATTTGCCCATGAAGCTGGAATTCACCAGGACGGAATCCTGAAAGAGAGAACCACATATGAGATCATGACACCAGAATCTATAGGCCTTGCCAGGAGCAGGCTTGTCCTCGGGAAGCATTCAGGCCGGCACGCTTTCAAGAAGAAGCTGGAGGAGCTGGGATATGAATTAAAAGAGGAAGAGATCAACAAAGCCTTTGAAGAGTTCATCGCCCTGGCTGATAAGAAAAAGGAAGTTTCCGACAAGGACATCGAAGCCATCGTGGAAGGGCATCACGTTCCGGCTGAGGATAGATTTTCACTCGAATATCTGAATGTTGTAAGTGGCAACAAGACGATACCAACGGCTACCGTCAGACTGCATAAAGATGGCGAATTGATCCAGGAGGCGGCGTGCGGAGATGGCCCGGTGGATGCTACTTACAGGGCTATAGACAGAATAACCGGCGAGAAGACCCATCTTGTGGATTATTCTATCCGCGCCGCAACTGGCGGCAAGGATGCTTTGGGCGAGGTCACGGTACGGATACGCGACAATGGGGCGATTTTCACGGGCCGAGGCGTCAGCACCGATATAATCGAGGCCAGCGCAATCGCGTATCTGAATGCTGTGAATAAGATGGTCGCCAGCAGGCGAGAAGAGAAGAAGCCAGAACAAAAAGAAGCAGGGCCTGCTGTATCTTCATGA
- a CDS encoding citramalate synthase — MAGPPAAREVKIYDTTLRDGAQMEGISFSVEDKLLIARHLDALGVDYIEGGWPGSNPKDAEFFERVKSLQLSKATITAFCSTRKAELDASDDPNLLAVINSGVKAAAIFGKTWDFHVIHALRTTLDENLRMIEESVRFLKGHGIEVIYDAEHFFDGYKANRDYTMKTLAAAKEAGADVIVLCDTNGGTLPMEVGSIFQDVVATLNCPVGMHAHNDSGVAVANTLIAVQLGATHVQGTINGYGERCGNADLCSVIPSLKLKMGIDCVTDEQLAELTSISRLVDETANLRPNLYRPFVGRSAFTHKGGIHVSALMRHPETYEHTKPELVGNSRRVVISELAGASNVLYKAQEFSIPVERSSTGTKAIINMVKELEYQGYQFEGAEASFELLLRRAMEMHKSLFELEGFRLIVEKRESNGQPVAEASIKLRVGDRVLHTVSEGNGPVNALDGALRKALEDVYPELKKIRLTDYKVRVIDEASGTSAKVRVLIESANDHRTWGTVGVSTNIIEASWRALVDSIEYGLLYASVPSDLEPPSVRSM; from the coding sequence ATGGCAGGACCTCCAGCCGCCCGCGAAGTCAAGATCTATGATACGACCTTGAGGGATGGCGCCCAGATGGAAGGGATATCATTTTCTGTGGAAGATAAGCTCCTTATAGCCCGCCACCTGGATGCTTTGGGAGTGGATTATATAGAGGGCGGGTGGCCTGGGTCAAATCCCAAGGATGCGGAGTTCTTTGAGCGGGTGAAGTCCCTCCAGCTCAGCAAAGCGACGATAACGGCCTTCTGCAGTACACGGAAGGCAGAGTTAGATGCCTCAGATGATCCGAATCTATTGGCAGTCATAAATTCTGGGGTGAAGGCGGCCGCCATTTTCGGCAAGACATGGGATTTTCATGTAATTCATGCCCTCAGGACCACGCTGGACGAGAACCTCCGGATGATAGAAGAGTCCGTGAGATTTCTCAAGGGGCACGGTATCGAAGTGATCTATGACGCTGAGCATTTTTTCGATGGTTATAAGGCCAATCGCGATTATACCATGAAGACTCTGGCTGCTGCGAAAGAAGCAGGAGCTGATGTTATCGTTCTTTGTGACACCAATGGGGGCACCTTGCCTATGGAGGTCGGTTCAATCTTCCAGGATGTCGTCGCGACTCTGAATTGCCCAGTCGGGATGCATGCGCACAATGACTCTGGTGTCGCTGTCGCAAATACTCTCATAGCGGTTCAACTGGGAGCGACTCATGTCCAGGGCACAATCAATGGATATGGAGAACGCTGCGGCAATGCTGACCTGTGCTCGGTGATACCGTCCCTCAAACTTAAGATGGGAATAGACTGCGTGACGGATGAACAATTGGCTGAACTCACCAGTATCTCCCGGCTGGTGGATGAAACGGCGAACTTGAGGCCAAATCTATACAGGCCATTTGTGGGGCGGAGCGCTTTTACCCATAAGGGCGGGATCCATGTGAGCGCGCTCATGAGGCACCCTGAGACCTATGAGCATACAAAACCCGAGCTTGTTGGAAATAGCAGGCGGGTAGTGATTTCTGAACTTGCAGGCGCAAGCAATGTTCTATACAAGGCCCAAGAATTCTCTATACCCGTTGAACGTTCCTCGACTGGCACGAAGGCGATAATCAATATGGTCAAAGAGTTGGAGTATCAGGGATACCAATTTGAAGGGGCGGAGGCTTCTTTTGAGCTTCTCTTGCGACGTGCCATGGAAATGCACAAGAGCTTGTTTGAGCTCGAGGGCTTCAGGCTCATTGTCGAGAAGCGGGAATCCAACGGCCAGCCGGTGGCAGAAGCAAGCATCAAGCTCAGGGTAGGTGACCGGGTGCTGCATACTGTCTCCGAGGGGAATGGCCCGGTCAATGCCCTGGACGGAGCGTTGCGAAAGGCGCTTGAGGACGTATATCCCGAGCTCAAGAAGATCCGGCTGACCGACTACAAGGTCCGTGTCATAGATGAAGCTTCAGGCACCTCTGCCAAGGTCAGGGTCCTGATCGAATCCGCTAATGACCACCGCACCTGGGGAACTGTGGGGGTGTCTACCAACATAATCGAGGCCAGCTGGCGAGCGCTTGTGGATAGTATCGAATATGGCCTTTTATATGCTTCCGTGCCGTCAGACCTTGAGCCTCCGTCTGTCCGGAGCATGTAG
- a CDS encoding DMT family transporter has translation MNDSTTGIATCGSTERHLSSRNALQSPLTGNAVPYLVFFVGILAASSAATLIRLSMAPAVIIAAYRLLIASLILGPVSFGRNREIFTKIGRKDWILCLMTGLILAIHFMTWVLSVKYTSVASAVVLVSMISLSEPVAAIIIASLLLREFPSMTECIGAAITLLGTLTFLLHAPDRRRLKV, from the coding sequence TTGAACGATTCAACAACTGGCATCGCGACATGCGGCAGCACTGAACGCCACCTATCCTCGCGCAACGCGCTGCAGTCTCCCCTGACCGGAAATGCCGTTCCGTATTTGGTGTTCTTTGTGGGCATATTGGCGGCATCCAGCGCTGCGACATTGATAAGATTATCGATGGCGCCAGCCGTGATCATAGCGGCATATCGCCTGCTCATTGCCTCTTTGATCCTCGGGCCCGTTTCATTTGGACGAAACAGGGAGATCTTCACGAAAATCGGGCGAAAGGATTGGATCCTTTGCCTGATGACAGGACTGATCCTGGCCATTCATTTCATGACCTGGGTTCTATCTGTCAAGTATACCAGCGTGGCGAGCGCCGTTGTCCTTGTCTCTATGATTTCGCTTTCAGAGCCTGTGGCGGCCATTATCATAGCTTCCCTTTTGCTCAGAGAATTTCCGAGCATGACGGAATGCATAGGCGCTGCCATTACGCTTCTTGGCACGTTGACTTTCCTGCTACATGCTCCGGACAGACGGAGGCTCAAGGTCTGA
- a CDS encoding MFS transporter, whose translation MEGRSVPYHLPYYKRNLYVLSFTIFLAAVSWNQVVPFLPIFLRDLGVPDSDLAQWSGIIFAMQSVSGIVMQPLWGKLADRFGRKPMVVRAGICLVLIYMGMSICKTAWQLAIFRFLNGALTGFIPGSIALIATNTPELLSGRYVAIAQTASATGGIIGPAIGGALAGLFGFRGAMQISGVVVLFSTLLVIWIVKEPNKASINVETSLLEDFRIAVRNPVLLVVMGTTMIAWIVSGAIQPILTIYLEQLSSVEAHWLSGIVFSLPGLGFLLTAYRWSCLGERISYYGALLRGLIGTGLSVFALALVTNIWQFAIFYFVSGVFMAAIAPCAAALIATKVDESFRGRAYGIQQAAGTMGGFVAPLAGGMIGGLLGLRYVFVFTAAVSLLGALMLRGKPGAQRVVAPTKMQARLWPHTAIPWKGRPHN comes from the coding sequence TTGGAAGGAAGATCGGTACCCTATCATCTGCCCTACTACAAGCGAAATCTCTACGTATTGTCCTTTACCATTTTCTTGGCTGCGGTAAGTTGGAACCAGGTCGTCCCTTTCCTGCCCATATTCCTCCGCGACCTCGGAGTGCCTGATAGCGACCTGGCGCAATGGTCCGGCATCATTTTCGCCATGCAGTCAGTCTCAGGAATAGTGATGCAGCCACTTTGGGGAAAGCTCGCCGACCGCTTCGGCAGAAAACCCATGGTAGTGAGGGCGGGAATCTGCCTTGTGCTCATTTATATGGGGATGAGCATATGCAAGACAGCATGGCAGCTCGCCATCTTTCGCTTCTTAAATGGCGCCCTCACGGGTTTCATCCCCGGTTCCATCGCCTTGATCGCCACAAATACTCCAGAGCTATTATCAGGCCGCTATGTAGCCATAGCTCAGACGGCGTCAGCGACGGGCGGGATAATTGGCCCGGCTATTGGCGGGGCGCTGGCAGGTCTATTTGGATTTCGAGGCGCGATGCAGATTTCCGGCGTCGTAGTCCTGTTTTCTACTCTTCTCGTCATCTGGATCGTAAAGGAGCCTAACAAGGCGAGCATCAATGTAGAGACTTCCTTGCTGGAGGATTTCAGAATCGCGGTTAGGAACCCGGTTCTCCTGGTAGTTATGGGGACTACGATGATAGCGTGGATCGTCTCAGGGGCTATTCAACCCATCCTGACAATCTACCTCGAACAACTTTCTTCAGTGGAAGCGCACTGGTTGAGCGGAATAGTGTTTTCCCTCCCGGGGCTGGGTTTCCTTCTCACAGCCTACAGATGGAGCTGTCTCGGCGAGCGAATATCCTATTATGGAGCGCTCCTTCGGGGCCTTATTGGGACCGGCCTCTCAGTTTTCGCATTAGCTCTGGTCACAAATATATGGCAATTTGCGATCTTTTATTTTGTGAGCGGAGTGTTTATGGCTGCCATTGCGCCATGCGCTGCGGCTCTTATCGCCACCAAGGTGGATGAATCTTTCCGCGGACGTGCCTATGGCATACAACAAGCTGCTGGGACCATGGGTGGGTTCGTCGCTCCCCTTGCAGGAGGCATGATCGGAGGCTTGCTTGGCCTTCGCTATGTATTTGTCTTTACTGCCGCTGTCTCACTCCTAGGGGCATTGATGCTTCGTGGCAAACCTGGCGCGCAGCGCGTGGTCGCGCCAACGAAAATGCAGGCCCGGCTTTGGCCCCACACGGCAATCCCCTGGAAAGGAAGACCTCACAATTGA
- a CDS encoding GNAT family N-acetyltransferase: MLQGEKIVLREFRRDDIEPIQRWVNNENIIKYLAFPLFPQTLEETTEFVERQLHKKGAPNEGIFVIALKDDPKSEYIGSIGLHRIDYRNRHCELGIVIGREDLLGKGIGREAIQMVLGFAFNFLNMHKVNLRVYEYNERARHCYAACGFKEEGRIRDQRYYNGKYWDEIIMGIIKEEYLAQGRKTSSSHE, from the coding sequence ATGCTCCAGGGGGAAAAGATCGTATTGAGAGAATTTCGGCGTGATGACATCGAGCCTATTCAGCGGTGGGTCAATAATGAGAATATCATCAAATATCTGGCCTTTCCGCTCTTTCCTCAAACCCTCGAGGAAACAACGGAATTTGTAGAGCGACAACTTCATAAAAAGGGAGCGCCGAACGAAGGAATTTTCGTCATAGCATTGAAGGACGACCCGAAGTCTGAATATATAGGTTCCATTGGGCTGCATCGTATAGACTATCGCAACCGTCATTGTGAACTCGGTATCGTCATTGGTCGCGAAGATCTCCTTGGAAAGGGCATTGGAAGGGAAGCAATCCAGATGGTCCTGGGATTTGCCTTCAATTTCCTCAACATGCACAAGGTAAATTTGCGAGTCTATGAATACAATGAACGGGCAAGGCACTGCTATGCCGCATGCGGCTTTAAGGAAGAGGGCAGAATCCGCGATCAGAGGTACTACAATGGCAAATACTGGGATGAAATCATCATGGGAATCATCAAGGAAGAATACCTGGCACAAGGCAGGAAAACCAGCTCTTCTCACGAATAA
- a CDS encoding NTP transferase domain-containing protein, producing MQMQVAVILAGGRGTKMWPYSEVRPKALIPILNQPVLGMLLKSLRNLNTSTIIVTGGYLGSQVEAYVSGQSGVTYVDTANCLGTAYALKKALAGVTWDECLVVYGDIVVDEADLKRLVQFRRDSGVAAAALVTPIDGERPGDWICASVQGSSLKEVIGHPRGASHRMCGIYAITKEVSQYIWSASGSFRNVPVGMMPPVESEIGDSIQAMIEAGVDVGAVETQGYFVDLDKPWHILEATMALGRYRSAALKESSIHPTARISDKAEIKGHVVIGENSVIGPRTVINGNLWVGKDTIIDNGPILGGGVVIGDGCIIDDYCKINDGSVVGNRCKVRHGAELSGVIMDNVYLYHYMIISGVVGVSTDIGGGTMCGGLRFDDGETVHVVKGRKEIPKEFANAVYIGDYCRTGIGAMIMPGCKIGSYSIVGSGVILYDDLPSRTMVLAKQEIVTKPWGPEKYGW from the coding sequence ATGCAGATGCAGGTTGCGGTGATTCTAGCTGGGGGCAGGGGGACTAAGATGTGGCCGTATTCTGAGGTGAGGCCCAAAGCCTTGATCCCGATCTTGAATCAACCTGTCCTCGGAATGCTTCTCAAAAGTCTCAGAAATCTGAACACCAGCACGATAATCGTCACAGGCGGCTATCTTGGCAGCCAAGTTGAGGCGTATGTTTCGGGGCAAAGCGGGGTCACCTATGTGGACACCGCAAATTGCCTTGGGACAGCTTACGCATTGAAAAAGGCTCTTGCAGGCGTCACATGGGATGAATGCCTTGTGGTCTATGGAGATATAGTCGTAGATGAGGCTGATCTCAAACGTCTCGTGCAATTCAGGCGAGATTCCGGCGTCGCTGCCGCTGCCCTGGTGACCCCCATAGACGGGGAAAGACCCGGTGATTGGATCTGCGCTTCGGTTCAAGGTTCCAGCCTCAAGGAGGTCATTGGGCATCCAAGGGGCGCCAGTCACCGGATGTGCGGTATTTATGCAATTACAAAGGAAGTGTCCCAATATATCTGGTCCGCGTCAGGATCATTCAGAAATGTCCCGGTAGGCATGATGCCGCCGGTTGAATCTGAAATTGGAGATTCAATCCAGGCGATGATCGAGGCGGGCGTGGACGTGGGCGCGGTTGAGACGCAAGGTTATTTCGTTGACCTTGATAAGCCATGGCATATCCTCGAGGCGACAATGGCCCTAGGCAGGTATAGGTCAGCAGCCTTGAAAGAGAGTTCTATCCACCCGACAGCTCGTATATCTGATAAGGCGGAAATCAAGGGCCATGTGGTGATAGGCGAGAATAGCGTAATTGGTCCGCGCACCGTGATAAACGGCAATTTGTGGGTCGGTAAGGATACGATCATCGATAATGGTCCGATCCTTGGCGGTGGGGTGGTGATCGGAGATGGGTGCATCATCGATGATTACTGCAAGATCAATGATGGAAGTGTCGTCGGGAATCGGTGTAAGGTGCGTCATGGTGCGGAACTATCCGGGGTGATCATGGATAATGTTTACCTTTACCATTACATGATCATCTCTGGCGTTGTGGGCGTGTCCACCGATATAGGCGGGGGAACCATGTGTGGTGGGCTGAGGTTTGATGATGGGGAGACGGTCCATGTGGTGAAGGGCCGAAAGGAAATCCCGAAAGAGTTCGCAAATGCCGTATATATCGGTGATTATTGCCGCACCGGCATAGGCGCCATGATCATGCCGGGATGTAAGATCGGCTCATACAGTATAGTCGGTTCAGGGGTAATTCTTTATGACGATCTGCCATCAAGGACAATGGTGCTGGCTAAGCAGGAGATCGTGACAAAGCCATGGGGCCCGGAGAAATATGGATGGTAA
- a CDS encoding insulinase family protein translates to MKSRLAVFFILVLGMMFSMAVPAFGVRPGSPLIPYTKVVLENGLTVVVKEVHSAPIAAVDIWVGTGAKNEDPADSGISHFFEHMLFKGTEKRKVGQIAREIESMGGYLNAMTSLDTTHYFVVVPSEEIDFALDVQADAIMNSTFDPTEIERERKVILEERSLQEDNPQSKLGWMAYQKVFAGTPYANDVLGTVESLNSINRDTFLKYHQKYYVPNNMAVIVVGDVDTQKVISKVRSLFRDFKPREIEPVAHFEIPRLKEIQRVEAEKHVDQTYLYFGFPGPSKTAKDTPALTVLGVILGGGRSSRLYQSLREDKKLVNAVSAGYQPLQDIGMFAIYMQTKDTDISTLEEEVRRELKSIRDKGVTPEELSRAKAIVRSSFAFASETNAGIASLLGEFEVSGSAEDATEYEARIQQVTAQDVQRVAREYLDPAGYVLSIVKPQGVK, encoded by the coding sequence TTGAAATCACGATTGGCGGTGTTCTTCATTTTGGTTTTGGGGATGATGTTTTCCATGGCAGTACCAGCATTTGGCGTCAGGCCCGGTTCTCCGCTCATTCCATATACAAAGGTGGTCCTGGAGAATGGGCTCACCGTGGTTGTGAAAGAAGTCCACTCGGCCCCAATAGCTGCGGTGGATATCTGGGTCGGGACAGGAGCTAAAAATGAGGATCCGGCGGACTCGGGCATATCCCATTTCTTTGAACATATGCTTTTCAAGGGCACGGAAAAGCGCAAAGTCGGGCAGATAGCGCGCGAGATCGAGTCTATGGGTGGATACCTCAATGCTATGACATCGCTTGATACTACCCACTATTTCGTCGTAGTTCCCAGCGAGGAGATAGACTTCGCCCTCGACGTGCAGGCTGACGCGATCATGAATTCAACTTTCGACCCAACTGAAATAGAACGCGAGAGAAAGGTGATACTCGAGGAACGAAGCCTTCAAGAGGATAATCCGCAGAGTAAATTGGGATGGATGGCTTATCAAAAGGTATTCGCTGGAACCCCGTATGCTAATGATGTGCTGGGGACTGTTGAGTCTCTCAATAGCATCAATCGCGATACCTTCCTAAAGTATCATCAGAAGTATTACGTCCCAAACAACATGGCCGTAATAGTAGTCGGGGACGTTGATACGCAAAAGGTGATAAGCAAGGTCAGGTCCTTGTTTAGGGATTTTAAGCCCAGGGAAATAGAGCCTGTGGCTCATTTTGAGATTCCCAGGCTCAAAGAGATACAGCGGGTCGAGGCGGAAAAGCATGTAGACCAGACATATCTTTATTTCGGCTTCCCCGGCCCTTCAAAGACTGCAAAGGATACGCCCGCCCTTACGGTGCTTGGGGTAATACTCGGTGGCGGCAGGAGTTCGAGGCTTTACCAGAGCCTCAGGGAAGACAAGAAGCTGGTTAACGCTGTTTCCGCAGGGTACCAGCCTCTCCAGGATATTGGGATGTTCGCGATCTATATGCAGACCAAGGATACCGACATCTCGACCCTGGAGGAGGAAGTTCGTCGTGAGCTTAAAAGCATAAGAGATAAAGGAGTAACGCCAGAGGAGCTTTCCCGCGCGAAGGCCATTGTCAGAAGTAGTTTCGCTTTTGCTTCTGAGACGAATGCGGGCATAGCCTCTCTGTTAGGCGAGTTTGAAGTGAGCGGTAGCGCTGAAGATGCTACTGAATATGAGGCGAGAATTCAGCAAGTCACAGCCCAGGATGTCCAGCGAGTCGCCAGGGAATATCTCGATCCGGCGGGGTATGTTCTCTCAATAGTAAAACCTCAGGGGGTGAAATAG